Below is a window of Veillonella rodentium DNA.
CGGCCTTGATAGTTGCTTTCACGGCATCCGGCGTAATTTCATCCAATGCGGACAAAGCATTACGGAATGCAGTCAATACAGTCGGAGCGGATTCTTCATTCAAAACGGCACGTAATTCTTCTTCGTGACCTTCTTCAAGGAACACCGTATCCACCATAAACATACCCACATGATCCTTGATTTGTGCACCAAAGCTGATATGATCGCGGAACGTGGAGCATAACAATGTCAAATGATCTATATCCGCTTGATTTAAACTATCAGGAGCCAATCCTACTTCCTTTAAATGAGGTAAGCAGAGATGGAACAGTTCTTCATCAGTTAAGTTCTTCATATAATGAAAATTGATATGGTTCAACTTGTCGATATCGAATACGGCCGGATTTTTAGCCACCCGATCCATAGAAAAGGCCTCAATTAATTCATCAGGCGTGAAGAATTCATTTTCCCCTTCCGGAGCCCAGCCTAACAATGCCAAAAAGTTCACCAGAGCTTCCGGTAAATAGCCTAAATGTTTATATTGCTCTACCGATGTGGCTCCATGACGTTTGGACATCTTCTTATAATCCTTGCCGAGGATAAGAGAAATGTGACCGAATGTGGGAATATCCCATCCTAAAGCTTCATAAATAGCCATCTGACGAGGCGTATTGGATAAATGTTCCTCCGCCCGAATAACATGGGTAATCCCCATCATGTGGTCATCCATGACTACGGCAAAATTATATACGGGAATACCGTCAGATTTAACGATAACAAAGTCACCCACACCGTTGGATTCAAAGGATACATGGCCACGTACCATATCATCAAAGGTATAGGTCTTGTTCAACGGAACACGCAAACGGATTGTCGGTTTGCGGCCTTCCGCAATATATTTTGCTTTTGTCTCTTCGTCTAAATGTTCACAATGACCGTTATATTTAGGTGTTTCCCCCCGCGCCATCTGCTCTTGACGTACTTCTTCAAGTTCTTCCTGTGTGCAGTAACATTCATAAGCCTTGCCTTCATCCAATAGACGTTGTGTTACCGCTTTGTATAGTTCTAAACGTTCTGTCTGACGATACGGTCCGTTGTCACCGCCCACATCGATACCTTCATCCCAATCCATGCCTAGCCATTTCAAAGAGGCTTTGATGTTTTCCTCACTTTCACGAGTAGAACGGGTTAAATCCGTATCCTCGATGCGCAATACGAATGTCCCTTTTTCCTTACGCGCCAATAGCCAGTTAAACAATGCGGAACGGGCACCACCGATATGAAACGGCCCCGTAGGACTTGGAGCAAAACGAACTTTCATGGAACTCATTATAAAACCTCTCCTTCATATACAGAAACGACAGCCTGAGTGGCAATGCCTTCACGGCGACCTATAGCGCCTAACATCTCATTGGTTGTCGCTTTAATACTAATGCGTTCTAATGGCATATGTAGCACCGATTGCAAGTTTGCCTTCATATCATCGATATGAGGCTTTAGTTTCGGTGTTTCAGAAATAACCATAATATCTATATTATAGGCTTCAAGGCCCTGTTCTTTCAATAAGGAATTCACTTTTTCCAGTAAAAGCAGGCTTGAAATCCCCTTATATTGATCATCTTCCGGCGGGAAATAATAACCGATATCACGAAGTCCCGCAGCCCCCAACATGGCATCCATCAGCGCATGAATGAGCACATCCGCATCGGAATGTCCGTCAGGTCCCACATCCGATTCGATGTGAACACCGCCTAATATACAAGGACGCCCTGCTTTTAACTGATGAATATCATAACCGAATCCAACGCGCATACGCTTCTCCTCAATCCCCAAATATCGTTTTGCCACAGCGATATCATTGGGGGTCGTCACCTTTATATTACAGTAATCACCATCTACAATATGTACCGGCTTACCTAAATATTCGACAAGAGACACATCATCCGTTCCAAGGAATGCATCATCGCTCGC
It encodes the following:
- the gltX gene encoding glutamate--tRNA ligase, with product MSSMKVRFAPSPTGPFHIGGARSALFNWLLARKEKGTFVLRIEDTDLTRSTRESEENIKASLKWLGMDWDEGIDVGGDNGPYRQTERLELYKAVTQRLLDEGKAYECYCTQEELEEVRQEQMARGETPKYNGHCEHLDEETKAKYIAEGRKPTIRLRVPLNKTYTFDDMVRGHVSFESNGVGDFVIVKSDGIPVYNFAVVMDDHMMGITHVIRAEEHLSNTPRQMAIYEALGWDIPTFGHISLILGKDYKKMSKRHGATSVEQYKHLGYLPEALVNFLALLGWAPEGENEFFTPDELIEAFSMDRVAKNPAVFDIDKLNHINFHYMKNLTDEELFHLCLPHLKEVGLAPDSLNQADIDHLTLLCSTFRDHISFGAQIKDHVGMFMVDTVFLEEGHEEELRAVLNEESAPTVLTAFRNALSALDEITPDAVKATIKAVMKETSLKGKFVFMPIRVALTGQMHGPDLNNIVTLLGKERCLHRLDSAGNLTK
- the ispD gene encoding 2-C-methyl-D-erythritol 4-phosphate cytidylyltransferase, with the translated sequence MDKEISCIVLAAGAGRRMAYKENKIFIPLGNCSIIQRTLQQVAKIKGLGEIILVVADGEEKYMANHIDSLDISVPIRIVTGGAERQDSVGCGLKAVSEKSSIILVHDGARPLATTDMFDSVVDAARKYGAATVGVPATDTIKRIDKNHKVVETLIRSELYQIQTPQGFQKELFQEAYQKASDDAFLGTDDVSLVEYLGKPVHIVDGDYCNIKVTTPNDIAVAKRYLGIEEKRMRVGFGYDIHQLKAGRPCILGGVHIESDVGPDGHSDADVLIHALMDAMLGAAGLRDIGYYFPPEDDQYKGISSLLLLEKVNSLLKEQGLEAYNIDIMVISETPKLKPHIDDMKANLQSVLHMPLERISIKATTNEMLGAIGRREGIATQAVVSVYEGEVL